In Sphingobacterium zeae, one genomic interval encodes:
- a CDS encoding sensor histidine kinase, giving the protein MPVFNRVVASSYHEIEILSGIDSFHRNIESAGRDKQGFIWFVAGSLLYRYDGVSIRPFEELYTSELGFTEVNRLTTDDCGRLWLETRNGLFIFDTMLWRFIGQDTFSKGLLGEYVIAIFNQGKHLFVATRSGVVWQINGYKKRRVLGFEPALSELRRPVGHCLLADDNRLWFAYNSLLFFVNLKTGIAQHFQMPKRVYQGLDDVFLLKEGLLLRNYGLGYLTFDGRQFNKIHLKGLDIGDMRDWAHWSFAEAGKIIFLFGDGRYFEYQNNLGMTLISQNIHDVRRSLFNSKLNQLDFKGHEGFCATEHGLYSLVKRNFSLSYWNTGTARAIVKQQDKYYVGGYAPLKYFTLNDLSIKESAPLNNYYAFLPIGQDTALVGMEGNFLGLLVRGKFSFLSYRKAKGTREDLSTMVYSLCHYRNNSYLVGTSGGLWVYNRDTGLVSPLRDKIGRLVGMGERINSIQVRQQVISFTTDNGYFDYLAGQVRKIYPLQSERLQVYSHTFYNNKVFLATKGKGLIAIDAVSGHVDTYGTNVGLAHNVIFNMAWVDNLLFLGTYRGLSVWDGKNFYNAYAMHGLPFEEFNQASVLEDRLKGQLLIGGVLGCIAIQPKEFLHSLKQQSVPQPVLSRIAIGTGSSTILRSYTPNADQDTVMFDKQIEFVNLNVAKIDAYKQNYKIYFRLRPLVKSFQELSTSGEISISDLRTGEYELEVKAVSDNGLSVKSKRWLFYKKPNFYETQLFYVLITLGIGFVLYAVAIMRSSQLKRDRKLRLELARDLHDEVGGLLTGIAMQTDLITIDQDAARQNRSLEKIAEYSREAVQTMDDVIWAIDSRNNSQGSLEDRMRFLVSQILPMRDVEVQFDVNLESAGKLPQYVRQNVYLIFKEALHNICKHSPHGQVDVYLKIAPRQLVLKVSNVLRVKKAAESYARHPRHGQGTSNMKRRAEAIGGKFEVERSATHYRIELVAKLHAKKFFYDLFN; this is encoded by the coding sequence ATGCCTGTTTTTAATAGGGTAGTGGCTTCGAGCTATCATGAAATTGAGATTCTATCGGGAATAGATTCTTTCCATCGGAATATCGAATCTGCTGGCCGTGATAAACAAGGCTTTATATGGTTTGTGGCAGGGAGCCTACTTTACCGTTATGATGGTGTGTCCATAAGACCTTTCGAGGAGCTTTATACATCAGAGTTAGGATTTACAGAAGTGAATAGGCTTACCACTGATGATTGCGGACGGCTATGGTTAGAGACGAGAAATGGTCTATTCATCTTTGATACAATGTTATGGCGTTTTATTGGACAAGATACGTTTTCAAAAGGGCTTTTGGGGGAATATGTTATCGCGATATTTAATCAAGGCAAACATCTTTTCGTAGCGACCCGTTCGGGAGTTGTCTGGCAGATAAATGGTTATAAGAAGAGAAGAGTTTTGGGATTTGAGCCTGCATTATCGGAGTTGCGTCGGCCTGTAGGCCACTGCCTTCTAGCGGATGATAATAGGCTTTGGTTTGCCTACAACAGCTTGCTCTTTTTTGTAAATTTAAAAACGGGAATAGCACAGCATTTTCAAATGCCAAAAAGGGTATATCAAGGGCTAGATGATGTTTTCTTATTAAAAGAGGGCCTACTTTTACGAAATTATGGCTTAGGCTATTTAACCTTTGACGGACGGCAATTTAATAAAATACATCTGAAGGGACTTGATATAGGCGATATGCGCGATTGGGCACATTGGTCTTTTGCAGAAGCGGGAAAAATAATTTTTCTATTTGGTGATGGCCGTTATTTTGAGTATCAAAATAATCTGGGAATGACGCTCATAAGCCAAAATATACATGATGTCCGGCGAAGCCTTTTCAACTCAAAACTCAACCAACTTGACTTTAAGGGGCATGAAGGCTTTTGTGCTACAGAGCATGGGCTATATAGCCTTGTCAAGAGAAATTTCTCGCTTAGCTATTGGAATACCGGTACGGCCAGAGCAATCGTAAAACAGCAGGATAAGTACTATGTGGGAGGCTATGCGCCATTGAAATATTTTACGCTAAACGACTTATCCATAAAAGAATCTGCCCCACTAAATAATTATTATGCTTTTTTGCCAATTGGTCAAGATACTGCGTTAGTGGGGATGGAGGGTAATTTTTTGGGATTATTAGTTCGGGGGAAATTTAGCTTCCTATCATACAGGAAGGCAAAGGGAACACGCGAAGATTTGTCTACCATGGTGTATAGCCTCTGCCACTATCGGAACAACAGCTACCTGGTAGGAACATCTGGTGGACTATGGGTTTACAATCGAGATACGGGATTAGTAAGTCCGTTACGTGATAAAATAGGAAGGCTTGTCGGCATGGGTGAGCGGATCAATTCTATTCAAGTACGACAGCAGGTCATCTCATTCACCACTGACAATGGTTATTTTGACTATTTGGCTGGGCAAGTTCGGAAAATCTATCCCCTACAAAGTGAGAGATTGCAGGTGTATAGCCACACCTTTTATAATAACAAGGTTTTCTTGGCCACAAAGGGGAAAGGGCTTATAGCCATTGATGCCGTTTCAGGACATGTGGACACCTATGGCACCAATGTTGGGCTAGCCCACAATGTAATTTTCAATATGGCCTGGGTGGATAACTTGCTTTTCTTAGGGACATATAGAGGCTTGTCGGTGTGGGATGGTAAAAATTTTTATAATGCCTATGCCATGCATGGCCTTCCCTTTGAAGAGTTTAACCAAGCGTCGGTACTGGAAGATAGGCTTAAAGGGCAGTTGCTTATCGGAGGGGTGCTAGGTTGTATTGCGATTCAACCGAAGGAGTTTTTGCACAGCCTGAAGCAGCAAAGTGTACCACAACCAGTATTGTCAAGAATAGCTATAGGCACTGGCTCTAGTACTATATTGAGATCCTATACTCCCAATGCTGATCAGGATACCGTCATGTTCGACAAACAAATCGAATTTGTTAATCTCAACGTCGCAAAAATAGATGCTTATAAACAAAATTACAAAATCTACTTTCGTCTTCGTCCGCTCGTAAAATCCTTTCAGGAATTATCAACATCGGGAGAAATCAGCATTTCCGATCTAAGAACTGGCGAATACGAACTTGAAGTGAAAGCGGTAAGCGACAATGGCTTAAGTGTTAAAAGCAAACGGTGGTTGTTTTATAAAAAGCCCAACTTTTATGAGACGCAGCTTTTTTATGTGCTGATTACTTTGGGCATTGGCTTTGTTCTTTATGCTGTGGCCATTATGCGCTCTTCACAACTGAAGAGGGATAGAAAGCTCAGGCTGGAGCTCGCGCGGGATTTGCACGATGAGGTTGGTGGTCTGCTGACCGGTATTGCCATGCAGACAGATTTGATAACGATAGACCAAGATGCGGCAAGACAAAATCGATCACTTGAGAAAATTGCCGAATACAGCCGGGAGGCTGTACAAACGATGGATGATGTGATCTGGGCAATAGACTCGCGTAATAATAGTCAGGGAAGTTTAGAGGACCGGATGAGGTTTTTGGTATCCCAAATTCTTCCGATGCGAGATGTGGAGGTCCAGTTTGATGTAAATCTGGAAAGTGCTGGAAAATTACCACAATATGTACGTCAGAATGTCTACTTGATATTTAAAGAAGCATTACATAATATATGTAAGCACAGCCCTCATGGACAAGTAGATGTCTATTTAAAAATAGCTCCTCGTCAGCTTGTGTTAAAGGTATCCAATGTCTTGCGGGTTAAGAAAGCAGCGGAATCGTATGCAAGACATCCTCGACATGGCCAGGGGACGTCTAACATGAAACGTCGGGCAGAGGCCATAGGAGGGAAGTTCGAAGTTGAAAGATCTGCAACACATTATCGAATTGAATTGGTTGCCAAACTTCATGCAAAGAAATTTTTTTATGACCTATTTAATTGA
- a CDS encoding helix-turn-helix domain-containing protein encodes MGKISDQQLAEIISRRILEIMNLTGLTIESLASLANVSTSTIRSAYRKTSSLSVDSLSKICLPFAIRLSDFFDPALSLKIEVEKLPHLKYLKKRLTVNGELRNSELPIDERINRSEHHRRQRALIANIILQSNYFETPKTIDTMIRDFKKEYQMNFTPERLYALLLKHLGSGLLDKRALPKLAQRMPASKRPYLYFKKELKKQE; translated from the coding sequence ATGGGAAAAATATCAGATCAGCAATTAGCAGAGATAATTTCAAGAAGAATACTGGAAATCATGAATTTAACCGGGCTGACCATAGAGAGCCTAGCCAGTTTGGCTAATGTTTCCACATCAACTATTCGGAGTGCCTACCGTAAAACCAGTTCACTATCTGTAGATAGCCTATCAAAAATATGCTTACCTTTTGCTATTAGGCTTTCAGACTTTTTTGATCCAGCTTTATCGTTAAAAATCGAAGTAGAAAAGCTGCCCCATTTGAAGTACTTGAAAAAGCGCCTTACTGTAAATGGAGAATTAAGAAACTCCGAATTACCTATAGATGAAAGAATCAATCGAAGCGAACATCACAGGAGACAGCGAGCACTCATTGCCAATATTATCCTCCAATCCAATTACTTTGAGACCCCAAAAACAATCGATACGATGATCCGTGATTTTAAAAAAGAGTATCAGATGAACTTCACTCCCGAGAGATTATACGCCTTACTTTTAAAGCATTTAGGCAGTGGGCTGCTCGACAAAAGGGCTTTACCGAAATTAGCTCAAAGAATGCCCGCCAGTAAACGTCCTTACCTCTACTTTAAAAAAGAGTTGAAAAAGCAAGAATAG
- a CDS encoding helix-turn-helix domain-containing protein — protein sequence MEFCKSVVGKKERQFDVLHLAEYCSQLSKRLHNASVFSIIRTGSPVRIKIGRMSYDFAANELIFIGPQYEVELAAAKVAEGYLLWFTADFYERSKDDTEILHSGLFFGSHPFLSMRECRSYLVFKKLIVARLQGCTGDCAIDKMVAHHCFESLLLDGYQKMLTLDTVRSSVETASVQSFNRFSVLLHKHYREHTSVRYYADRMHLSPRKLTELCLSVSGKSAKCVISTVVTQQALRYIQHTNLSISQISYEMGFSDESNFRNFFKRQTGNNPLSFRQI from the coding sequence ATGGAATTTTGTAAATCAGTTGTAGGAAAAAAAGAGCGGCAATTTGATGTGCTTCATCTCGCTGAATATTGCAGTCAGCTTAGTAAGAGGCTGCACAATGCTTCGGTTTTTTCAATTATTCGAACCGGCTCGCCTGTCCGTATTAAAATTGGTCGAATGTCCTATGATTTTGCTGCAAACGAACTCATATTCATCGGACCACAATATGAAGTCGAGCTTGCTGCAGCTAAAGTTGCAGAAGGATATTTGCTGTGGTTCACCGCAGACTTTTACGAAAGGTCGAAAGATGATACCGAAATACTACATTCGGGATTATTTTTTGGAAGTCATCCTTTTCTGTCAATGCGTGAATGTAGATCATATCTAGTTTTTAAGAAACTCATCGTGGCGCGTTTGCAAGGATGCACTGGAGATTGTGCAATCGATAAGATGGTTGCGCATCATTGCTTTGAATCTTTATTACTAGACGGGTATCAAAAAATGTTAACGTTGGATACAGTGCGCTCATCTGTAGAGACTGCTTCTGTTCAATCATTTAATAGATTTTCCGTGCTTTTGCATAAGCATTACCGCGAGCATACTAGTGTACGATATTATGCGGACCGTATGCATCTTTCGCCACGTAAGCTGACGGAGTTGTGTTTGTCTGTTAGCGGCAAATCGGCTAAATGTGTCATATCGACTGTTGTCACTCAGCAGGCTTTGCGCTATATTCAGCATACTAATCTGTCGATATCTCAGATTTCTTATGAAATGGGATTCTCGGATGAATCTAATTTTCGCAATTTTTTTAAACGACAGACAGGCAACAATCCGCTTTCCTTTCGTCAGATTTAA
- a CDS encoding response regulator: MDRKLKLAFVDDNVLHLKVIEHLAREMGNYEMLYSCHNGKELVHLLDKSIDHPDVCILDLHMPEMDGMETARLLRCRYPMIRLFGYSASESTDEKKRFLDSGVKLVFSKQSPRKMLTSIYHYTMLCENLDIIDFEKNLFRKWNFVNQL, from the coding sequence ATGGACAGGAAATTAAAACTTGCATTTGTTGATGATAATGTGTTGCACCTGAAAGTAATCGAACATTTGGCTCGTGAAATGGGGAACTATGAGATGCTATATTCTTGTCACAATGGAAAGGAGCTTGTTCATCTCCTTGATAAGAGTATCGATCATCCAGATGTATGTATTCTGGATTTGCATATGCCGGAGATGGATGGTATGGAAACGGCTCGTTTATTACGATGTCGGTATCCGATGATTCGCTTATTTGGTTATTCTGCCAGCGAAAGTACGGATGAAAAAAAGAGATTTTTGGATAGTGGCGTAAAGCTTGTTTTTTCAAAACAATCTCCCCGAAAAATGTTAACATCGATCTATCATTATACCATGCTCTGTGAAAATCTGGATATTATTGATTTTGAGAAAAATTTGTTCAGGAAATGGAATTTTGTAAATCAGTTGTAG
- a CDS encoding tyrosine-type recombinase/integrase yields MIFNFTLLNPTSISFIYLAFVDEQQQQFLIKTPLKIIPAQWDQEKQRPINIYLKKFKKLNTKLDSLKIAIASYLSDLKSNKKEFSLRAINRLVKKCCTDSEPTLPAGGLLQSVDNFIQSRIHLITPTTHKRYLVFFRLLKRFEGYQQKYLMLEHVNSTFVQQFIAYGEVENYSISTIHRTIHFVRTVLNFLEKRGVRTYVYELELPKVRKINRAISLNEDEISTIKNVNVPAHLKAAKDWLIISCYTGQRVSDFMNFNLDMMEILDGKPCLSFTQQKTQKSILLPLHPTALIIMSNNGHSFPHKMTAQKYNEQIKEVTRLAGITALVKVRKRKGFRASDQLIPKCEAITSHIGRRSFATNFYGKIPTALLMDATGHSTEQMFQRYISNVDTERTRSLGTYLESMYQNRSRAKEQQLSS; encoded by the coding sequence ATGATTTTTAATTTTACTTTATTGAATCCTACTTCAATATCTTTCATCTACCTTGCATTTGTTGACGAGCAACAACAGCAATTCTTAATTAAAACTCCTTTAAAAATTATTCCAGCTCAATGGGATCAAGAAAAGCAAAGGCCCATCAATATTTATTTAAAGAAATTCAAAAAGCTCAATACAAAGCTCGATTCTCTAAAAATAGCAATAGCATCCTATCTTTCTGACTTAAAGTCTAATAAAAAAGAATTTTCACTACGGGCAATCAACCGCTTGGTCAAAAAATGCTGTACAGATTCAGAACCTACACTCCCAGCAGGAGGACTGCTACAAAGTGTAGACAATTTTATCCAAAGCCGAATTCACCTGATTACCCCAACCACGCACAAACGATACCTGGTTTTCTTCCGCTTATTAAAACGCTTTGAAGGCTATCAGCAGAAATATCTTATGTTGGAGCATGTGAATAGCACATTTGTACAGCAATTTATTGCATACGGCGAAGTGGAAAACTATAGTATAAGTACGATCCACCGCACAATTCACTTTGTACGAACGGTACTTAATTTTTTGGAGAAAAGAGGGGTCAGAACATATGTTTACGAGTTAGAACTTCCTAAGGTCCGGAAAATAAATCGTGCCATAAGCCTTAATGAAGATGAGATTAGCACCATAAAAAATGTAAACGTACCAGCCCATCTAAAGGCCGCTAAAGACTGGCTGATAATTAGCTGTTACACAGGGCAACGTGTATCTGATTTTATGAATTTCAACCTTGATATGATGGAAATATTAGATGGCAAGCCCTGCTTATCCTTTACCCAACAAAAAACACAGAAAAGTATCTTACTCCCACTCCACCCAACTGCATTAATTATTATGTCAAATAATGGGCACAGCTTCCCTCACAAAATGACTGCCCAAAAATATAATGAGCAAATCAAGGAAGTCACTCGCCTCGCAGGTATTACTGCATTGGTGAAAGTAAGAAAGCGCAAAGGGTTTCGTGCATCAGATCAACTTATCCCAAAATGTGAGGCCATTACCAGCCATATTGGGCGAAGAAGTTTTGCCACAAACTTTTATGGTAAAATTCCGACAGCCTTACTAATGGATGCAACAGGACATAGCACAGAGCAGATGTTTCAGCGTTACATCAGTAATGTTGATACCGAACGCACACGCTCCCTAGGTACTTACCTGGAAAGCATGTACCAGAATCGAAGCAGGGCAAAAGAACAGCAGTTGAGCAGTTAG
- a CDS encoding C1 family peptidase, which translates to MMKKRKSRILLAVAFVIFLVSIGLFYRIYYPQSSTLRRSEFVFTDLIRLESTAVKNQGASNTCWAYTGNSFLESEMIRMGKTPVAISPLYTVRMAYLERARNYLRLHGGLKLNEGGQLHDVIDMLHLHGAMPTAAYTGIKAGKNPGNFKRMRAVLNSTLSGMVKTRIMKSGWERDIDAVMDDYLGKVPVYFDYQGKEFTARSFADQVIGIDPDQYIHIASVTTAPYYKSFVFLIPDNWSFSQFYNMPMEELTAVVDGALKKGFTVACTIDISEPGFSWPYGIAYVPQKSVSMMTTEEKRYQFVRPQAELKVDPLMRQEAFDAWETTDDHALHIIGLAKDQNGREYYLAKNSWGRGNAFQGFIYLTKEYLRYKSTALMVHQDALETSLKKSVGDQLNR; encoded by the coding sequence ATGATGAAGAAGCGGAAAAGTCGGATCCTCTTGGCCGTAGCATTTGTTATTTTTTTGGTAAGTATCGGACTTTTTTACCGAATTTATTATCCGCAAAGTTCAACGCTGCGGCGGTCAGAATTTGTCTTTACTGATTTGATTCGGTTAGAAAGTACAGCAGTGAAGAACCAAGGTGCTTCCAATACCTGTTGGGCTTATACTGGGAATTCCTTTCTTGAATCAGAAATGATCCGAATGGGTAAAACTCCTGTAGCGATTTCGCCGTTATATACGGTCCGGATGGCCTATCTGGAACGGGCGCGGAATTACCTCCGCCTGCATGGTGGATTAAAATTAAATGAGGGTGGGCAGCTTCATGATGTGATAGACATGTTGCACCTGCATGGGGCGATGCCCACAGCTGCCTATACAGGTATTAAAGCGGGGAAAAACCCAGGTAATTTTAAACGCATGCGCGCGGTTTTGAACAGCACATTGTCGGGTATGGTGAAGACAAGGATAATGAAAAGCGGTTGGGAACGAGATATTGATGCTGTGATGGATGACTATCTGGGGAAAGTGCCTGTTTATTTTGACTATCAGGGTAAAGAGTTTACGGCACGTAGCTTTGCTGATCAGGTTATAGGCATTGATCCGGATCAATATATCCATATTGCTTCCGTTACCACCGCGCCTTACTACAAATCTTTTGTTTTTTTGATTCCCGACAATTGGTCTTTTAGTCAATTTTATAATATGCCTATGGAAGAACTTACCGCTGTCGTTGATGGGGCTTTAAAAAAAGGTTTTACGGTAGCGTGTACAATTGATATTTCTGAGCCTGGTTTCTCTTGGCCTTATGGTATCGCTTATGTCCCTCAGAAGTCAGTTTCGATGATGACAACGGAAGAAAAGAGGTATCAATTTGTGCGGCCGCAGGCTGAACTCAAAGTCGACCCCTTGATGCGCCAAGAGGCATTTGATGCATGGGAAACAACAGACGATCATGCGCTACATATTATCGGCTTAGCTAAAGATCAAAATGGTCGAGAATACTATTTGGCTAAGAATTCTTGGGGCAGGGGCAATGCCTTCCAGGGATTTATATACCTCACGAAAGAATATTTACGCTATAAAAGCACAGCCTTAATGGTTCATCAAGATGCCCTTGAGACGTCGCTAAAAAAATCAGTTGGTGATCAGCTGAATAGATAA
- a CDS encoding acyltransferase family protein translates to MEREYSHPSTLGYLTSEQLLSNTIDFLRFPLIVGVVFIHTDFSNIIIQGARQVDIGQYAVFEQFFFLFSKLVFEVCVPLFFFISGFLFFYGTESFSFLVYLKKLRKRITSLLIPYIFWNLVVLLFFFFAQTFFAELLSGSNKPIVQYSVADWLWSLWDTSHVHGKAAKNLPINSPFWFIRDLMVVVLLSPIIYFLIRKLAIFAVLILGLVWVLNPYFYLPGWSSVSFFFFSAGAYFSLYNKNFVLIIKSFLPWPVLCYILLIIVAFYGFEKGGWSYLYCANVLLGLISAVAVTGYFIEKGSWRPNHFLVSASFFIFAYHRLPLVFIIKFLFGWVKPQTDVMLLLMYFVCPVCVILLGLLFFGVLRRLLPAFTAVICGGRL, encoded by the coding sequence ATGGAAAGAGAATATTCTCACCCTTCGACTTTAGGTTATTTGACGTCAGAACAGCTCCTGTCGAATACTATTGATTTTTTACGTTTTCCGCTGATTGTTGGAGTTGTTTTTATTCATACGGATTTTTCAAATATTATCATTCAAGGCGCGAGACAGGTTGACATTGGTCAATATGCTGTTTTTGAACAGTTTTTTTTTCTCTTTTCGAAGCTTGTGTTTGAGGTATGTGTGCCACTTTTCTTTTTTATCTCTGGTTTCCTTTTTTTTTATGGTACGGAGTCTTTTTCGTTTTTGGTTTATTTGAAAAAGTTAAGAAAGCGGATAACTAGTTTACTGATTCCATATATTTTTTGGAATTTGGTGGTATTACTTTTTTTCTTTTTTGCACAAACCTTTTTTGCGGAACTATTGTCGGGCTCCAATAAGCCGATAGTCCAGTACAGTGTCGCCGATTGGCTTTGGTCTTTGTGGGACACTTCCCATGTGCATGGCAAAGCAGCAAAAAATTTACCTATCAATTCGCCCTTTTGGTTTATTCGTGATCTGATGGTGGTTGTACTGCTGTCGCCGATCATTTACTTTTTAATTAGGAAGTTGGCTATATTTGCCGTGCTGATACTTGGGTTAGTTTGGGTCTTGAACCCCTATTTTTACCTACCCGGATGGAGCAGTGTATCCTTTTTTTTCTTCTCGGCAGGGGCTTATTTTAGTTTATATAATAAGAACTTTGTGCTTATTATCAAGTCATTTTTACCTTGGCCTGTGCTATGTTATATACTATTAATCATAGTAGCGTTTTACGGTTTTGAAAAGGGCGGTTGGAGCTATTTGTATTGTGCAAATGTATTGTTGGGTTTGATATCTGCGGTTGCAGTGACGGGGTACTTTATTGAAAAGGGTAGCTGGCGTCCAAATCACTTTTTGGTTAGTGCAAGTTTTTTTATATTTGCTTATCACCGTTTACCGCTGGTTTTTATCATCAAATTTTTGTTTGGTTGGGTTAAGCCGCAAACGGATGTGATGCTGCTGTTAATGTATTTCGTTTGTCCAGTCTGTGTTATTCTGTTGGGCTTGTTGTTTTTTGGGGTTTTAAGGAGGCTATTGCCCGCCTTTACTGCCGTTATCTGTGGAGGTAGATTATGA
- a CDS encoding endonuclease/exonuclease/phosphatase family protein yields the protein MLIFYIVVSSILIILSVLPFIQSQHWIFRVAEFVKLQLLVFQVPTVALGFYLVGDDPWIWWLQGIQFTLVVYHSYILIRYTKFWRRETYQKSDGASDSIKVISCNVLQFNTAYNRFIELIQKERPHIFLTMESDAGWERALRVLEKDYPNYEKVTLDNTYGMHFYTNLKINKSEVHYFVADDIPSIETELETLDGHRFVFFAVHPPPPSPTEEENSKERDGDLLSVAKRVNDYKMPVVVTGDFNNVAWAKSSLLFKKTSKLIDARIGRGILSTFHANYWFFRVPLDLLFHSPTVFIDKLFTYPSIGSDHFPIGCTFFIDHYSEEQAEAIEHLETGDMADVNEMIAAGKEEESDNRNPDED from the coding sequence ATGCTGATTTTCTATATTGTAGTCTCGAGTATATTGATTATACTGAGTGTATTGCCCTTTATTCAAAGCCAACACTGGATCTTTCGGGTAGCTGAGTTCGTGAAGTTGCAGTTATTGGTATTTCAGGTACCCACCGTTGCGTTGGGTTTTTATTTGGTAGGCGATGATCCTTGGATTTGGTGGCTGCAGGGTATACAGTTCACTTTGGTTGTATACCATAGCTATATATTGATTCGCTATACCAAATTTTGGCGCAGAGAAACCTATCAAAAGAGCGATGGTGCATCGGATAGCATTAAGGTGATCTCTTGTAATGTACTGCAATTCAATACAGCGTATAATCGCTTTATCGAGCTGATTCAAAAGGAGAGACCGCATATTTTTTTGACCATGGAAAGTGATGCTGGATGGGAAAGAGCCTTGCGTGTATTGGAAAAGGATTATCCTAATTATGAGAAGGTAACATTAGACAATACCTATGGCATGCATTTTTATACTAATCTGAAAATCAATAAAAGTGAGGTGCATTATTTTGTAGCTGATGATATTCCAAGTATCGAGACTGAACTGGAAACTCTGGATGGGCATCGGTTCGTTTTTTTTGCTGTTCATCCACCGCCACCAAGTCCTACTGAAGAAGAAAATAGCAAAGAGCGTGATGGTGATCTGCTCAGTGTGGCAAAACGGGTAAACGATTATAAAATGCCGGTCGTTGTTACTGGAGATTTTAATAACGTGGCGTGGGCCAAGTCTTCGCTCCTATTTAAAAAAACCAGTAAATTAATCGATGCCCGTATCGGCAGGGGTATACTATCTACCTTCCATGCGAATTATTGGTTTTTCAGAGTGCCGCTGGATCTTTTATTCCATAGTCCAACGGTGTTTATTGATAAACTGTTTACGTATCCCTCTATAGGCTCTGATCATTTTCCAATAGGTTGTACATTCTTTATTGACCACTACTCAGAAGAGCAGGCTGAGGCGATCGAACATTTGGAAACGGGGGATATGGCTGATGTGAACGAAATGATTGCTGCTGGTAAAGAGGAGGAGAGCGATAATCGAAATCCTGATGAGGATTAA
- a CDS encoding mechanosensitive ion channel family protein, with protein sequence MMNEILIQLSQQWPSWLWNIALILFSFLVGFLIKLIFIPLLRRQAIQQESYSVFRSFVRRFNRILSVFIPLILFNSLLPFAQFNERTLRVVSRTNELLLVSFFALVLIQGIKVFEDYLYHRFDINKENNLRERKIRTQIVFIRKVVVTLIIVISLAIILLSFDSMQKIGAGLLTGVGVGGIIIGFAAQKSLGNLLAGFQIAFTQPIRMDDVLVVEGEWGRVEEINLTYVVVNIWDKRRLVLPITYFIEKPFQNWTRTTSEILGTVFIYTDFTVPVQLLREKLTTLLSGHPLWDGQVNVLQVTDFKERTMEIRCLMSCRNSGQAFDLRCYIREEMIAYIHTNFPHALSKTRVDYEEKVQKDF encoded by the coding sequence ATGATGAACGAAATATTAATCCAACTTTCACAGCAATGGCCTTCATGGCTATGGAATATTGCATTAATTCTATTTTCATTTTTGGTCGGTTTTTTAATTAAGCTCATTTTTATACCACTTTTGAGAAGGCAAGCGATTCAACAGGAGTCTTACAGTGTATTCCGTTCCTTTGTCAGACGATTTAACCGTATTCTGAGTGTTTTTATACCCTTGATTTTATTTAACAGTTTGCTGCCGTTTGCTCAATTTAACGAAAGGACGCTACGTGTTGTTAGCAGGACTAATGAACTTTTACTGGTCAGTTTCTTTGCGCTAGTATTGATACAGGGGATCAAGGTTTTTGAAGATTACCTTTACCATCGTTTTGATATCAACAAGGAAAATAATCTGCGTGAAAGGAAGATTAGAACTCAGATCGTCTTCATCCGAAAGGTGGTTGTTACGCTGATTATTGTGATTTCTTTGGCAATTATCCTACTAAGTTTTGATAGTATGCAAAAGATTGGCGCGGGTTTGTTGACCGGCGTAGGTGTTGGCGGTATCATTATTGGGTTTGCAGCACAGAAGTCTCTCGGGAATTTGCTCGCAGGCTTTCAGATTGCTTTTACGCAGCCCATTCGCATGGATGATGTATTGGTGGTTGAAGGAGAGTGGGGGCGTGTGGAAGAAATTAACCTGACCTATGTGGTTGTGAATATATGGGATAAGCGCCGCTTGGTATTGCCCATCACTTATTTCATTGAGAAGCCTTTTCAGAACTGGACGCGGACTACTTCGGAAATATTGGGAACAGTATTTATCTATACAGATTTTACGGTACCTGTACAGCTTTTACGTGAGAAATTGACTACACTACTTTCCGGGCATCCGCTTTGGGATGGTCAGGTCAATGTACTTCAGGTGACTGATTTTAAAGAGCGTACCATGGAAATTCGGTGTCTGATGAGCTGCCGCAATTCGGGTCAGGCTTTTGACCTTCGCTGTTATATCCGAGAAGAAATGATTGCATATATCCATACAAATTTCCCGCACGCGTTATCTAAAACGAGGGTAGACTATGAGGAGAAGGTGCAAAAAGATTTTTAA